One Lucilia cuprina isolate Lc7/37 chromosome 4, ASM2204524v1, whole genome shotgun sequence DNA segment encodes these proteins:
- the LOC111677341 gene encoding putative 1-phosphatidylinositol 3-phosphate 5-kinase isoform X2, producing the protein MSANQNLHSMTKLTEFARDFEEEPETLFGRFVNKIQNAYNQSYNTVNDLSSVNPPQSPTSSASPNTTKSVFYADVNAQPDNSTITRDSSSSSINSNVVYQTKSNNIVGESSSNTADDSSSVGKADTLPMEGHEGRTMVNVLKRMRTMMASKNNDLRNYKDTDLHRFWMPDSKAKECYDCTQKFSTFRRKHHCRLCGQIFCSKCCNQVVPGKIIMCSGELKVCNYCSKIVLSYLRSPNITKDLNSDLQALQQDLTSKLETNNDAEPANLIAEPTRSQLERKVSVGYQEERFAVHQPSISLTMDDRKNILQQSNSLITLHEEMRKVLPPQNCGVELIEFLNTNHKSSNKVQAVAILNAMLDAGFIQPIVTDSEETEFDENLHYRFVSVLPRQALEAINFMEINPTEETLSPQFEQFGIEPHPPKSLDSSFNLKSTRDVELDNSMHTTTSKLLESYCDHEEQLLAQMLRTFQLDLNWAKILNPLCCRAANHFKPEYCTNELMDIRNYVNFKKVPGGKRLECTIVGGVVFSKNVAHKDMATRVEQPEILLLQCPIVYERIEGKFVSISTVLLQEKEYLRNVCARIMSFKPNVVLVHKNVAGVAQDILRSNGITLVLDVKLSVMDRLARTLQCDVLTSIEGNISQPKLGKCDAFYIRNYNDGMGATKTLMFFEKLQSPRGFTCLLRGGSNKELAKVKKVASFLVYARYNWRLEMSFLLDEFAEPLTPKPPIFDSKETSPADENANINESNLDISQLNNDEDEEVPQLRSAFTTSSNKTRPVVAERKSEEKILTTATDVSADFTDPLRSAESKISPDNSHNLQLAVEHRYDNRFRSALSSTILSVSPFLTFPLPYLETEQGRKCPLRILFPAELYYSKLWSNANSSNSANYNYERLESAEIIPTDVEQLELNPSHEFLKLKITTPIDNREIQTLLAEFRAYGGRYPKRPRLFKFLKGRKEVKSQMSQKVQEENVYKDALDIENHQRLPVLFCSFFFNPKGASSFCAPPTLLDMKFYGQQDIMLGQFLQRYCCRLSSICTRCNLPMLGHTRRYVHSMGCVKVFLSEDNTKSDLNSIYFTAWCSICNEVTPSVPLSETTKCLSLAKYLELRFHGHAYKKRSVADENGLGAKTQCQHSLHRDYVHQFSYRGVAAKFQYTPLETWEIALPLLTLNLHPSKAFSRFEVLEEVKNFSMKGHEVYTRIHERIADLATEDENSPLVSSLKTILSKDQFIFKQHVEIIQTLLTENKASPYDINDALLMSKRVLAESIEQWGPRLHEMAVAQKLAAKQGHDSAHHQAVDAGMICTEDLRSEHSDISPTTTHTPDTPRLLGNEDSLDTTSNTNETPTSATDKSSIDSHFVMPSVATTTVPPSSDKKTIKKMLTQLLPSTGPVNLLQSPFSNLEHYTLPLGAFPMVVHDHDFSSIIAYCLTSQEYKRILSVLATQQNAADTTSISSNSGVNVNPSPHVKRKSQESYDADDGKENNTPPPSAATSNNNQEEERSKTKTSNSHIEISFQDNNTQFTCKMYFAREFDQMRARTIKAPKLDKSLYREIEQSKKREELKVSQSKNGPEIELVRKPSDAGQINTIASDYKWENYSSNSNNNASNKDDNSRGQVDATEECRYYFARSLCSSVQWEAKGGKSGSRFCKTSDDRFVLKEMTKSDINSFENFAPNYFDYISKCQQQNQPTLLAKIFGVFKVTIKKKDSFVEKSLLVMENLFYECDIKNKFDLKGSERNRLVDPMNQQQGDIVLLDENFVQMSWLKPLYILTHSKVVLKDAINRDACFLEKNQVMDYSLLVGLDENNGVLVLGIIDYIRTFTFDKKVESFVKQTGILGGMGKLPTIIPPERYRLRFADAMDRYFYTVPDRWEGLSKI; encoded by the exons ATGAGTGCAAATCAAAATCTTCATTCGATGACAAAACTCACGGAGTTTGCTCGTGATTTTGAAGAAGAGCCAGAAACTTTATTTGGtcgttttgttaataaaatacaaaatgctTACAATCAATCATACAATACGGTAAATGATTTATCCAGTGTTAATCCTCCTCAATCGCCCACATCTTCCGCCTCTCCTAATACAACAAAATCAGTCTTTTATGCAGACGTAAATGCCCAACCAGATAATTCAACGATAACCCGCGATAGTTCATCATCTAGTATTAATTCAAATGTTGTGTATCAAACTAAAAGCAATAACATTGTTGGCGAAAGTTCATCTAATACAGCAGATGACAGTAGTTCGGTGGGAAAGGCCGATACATTACCCATGGAAGGACATGAAGGTCGCACTATGGTCAATGTTTTAAAACGCATGAGAACTATGATGGCTTCCAAAAATAAT GATTTGCGTAACTATAAAGACACTGATTTGCATAGATTCTGGATGCCAGATTCTAAAGCCAAAGAATGTTATGATTGCACACAAAAGTTTTCAACATTTCGACGCAAACATCATTGTCGCCTATGCGGCCAAATATTTTGCTCCAAATGTTGCAACCAGGTGGTACCAGGAAAGATTATAATGTGCTCTG gagAATTAAAGGTTTGCAATTATTGTTCGAAAATTGTACTCAGTTATCTACGTTCCCCAAACATAACCAAGGATTTAAATTCTGATTTACAAGCTTTACAACAAGATCTAACAAGTAAATTGGAAACAAATAACGATGCTGAACCGGCAAACTTAATAGCAGAACCAACACGTTCACAATTGGAACGTAAAGTATCCGTGGGCTATCAAGAAGAACGTTTTGCAGTTCATCAACCATCCATTAGTTTGACAATGGATGATCGTAAAAACATTCTGCAACAATCAAACTCGCTGATTACACTGCACGAAGAAATGCGCAAAGTCTTACCACCACAAAACTGTGGAGTTGAACTGATTGAGTTTCTTAATACTAATCACAAGTCTTCAAACAAAGTACAAGCTGTGGCAATTTTGAATGCTATGTTAGATGCCGGCTTCATACAACCGATTGTAACTGATTCAGAGGAGACAGAATTCGATGAAAATTTACACTATCGTTTTGTCAGCGTGCTGCCAAG aCAAGCTTTAGAAGCCATAAATTTCATGGAAATAAATCCAACTGAAGAAACTCTTAGTCCCCAGTTTGAGCAATTTGGCATTGAGCCACATCCTCCAAAATCTCTTGACTCTTCCTTTAATCTTAAATCAACGCGTGATGTAGAATTAGACAATTCTATGCACACTACAACCTCAAAACTGCTAGAATCATACTGTGATCATGAGGAACAATTGCTAGCACAAATGCTAAGGACCTTCCAGTTAGATTTAAATTgggctaaaattttaaatcctttGTGTTGCCGTGCGGCAAATCATTTTAAGCCTGAATACTGCACTAATGAGTTGATGGATATAAGAAACTAcgtaaactttaaaaaagtaccaggaGGCAAGCGTTTAGAGTGCACCATTGTAGGTGGTGTGGTATTTTCGAAGAACGTAGCCCACAAGGACATGGCAACGAGAGTGGAACAGCCGGAAATATTGCTGCTGCAATGCCCCATTGTTTACGAGCGCATCGAGGGAAAATTTGTAAGTATATCGACTGTTTTACTGCAAGAGAAGGAGTATTTGAGAAACGTTTGTGCGCGTATAATGAGCTTCAAACCCAACGTTGTGTTGGTGCATAAAAACGTTGCCGGTGTAGCCCAGGATATATTAAGATCGAATGGCATTACCTTAGTATTGGATGTAAAACTTTCGGTTATGGATCGTTTGGCACGCACTTTGCAATGTGATGTTCTCACCAGCATTGAAGGTAACATTTCTCAACCAAAGCTGGGAAAATGTGATGCATTCTATATACGCAACTATAACGATGGTATGGGCGCTACTAAGACATTGATGTTTTTTGAGAAATTACAAAGTCCCAGGGGATTTACTTGCCTTTTGAGAGGTGGCTCCAATAAAGAGTTGGCCAAAGTGAAAAAAGTTGCTTCATTTTTGGTATATGCTCGTTATAATTGGCGTTTAGAAATGTCATTTCTGCTGGATGAGTTTGCTGAACCTCTTACACCCAAACCTCCCATATTTGATTCCAAAGAAACAAGCCCGGCTGATGAAAATGCCAATATAAACGAATCCAATCTCGATATATCTCAACTGAACAATGATGAAGACGAAGAAGTACCACAATTACGTTCGGCTTTTACCACATCTTCCAATAAAACACGCCCAGTTGTAGCTGAACGAAAATCTGAAGAGAAAATTCTCACCACTGCCACTGATGTATCGGCAGATTTTACGGATCCACTACGTTCTGCTGAATCGAAAATTTCACCCGACAACTCACACAATCTTCAATTGGCTGTCGAACATCGCTACGACAATCGTTTTCGTAGTGCTCTTAGTTCAACTATATTATCGGTTAGTCCATTCCTTACGTTTCCCTTGCCCTACTTGGAAACCGAACAGGGTCGCAAGTGTCCATTGCGCATTTTATTTCCCGCTGAATTGTACTATTCGAAATTGTGGTCGAATGCAAATTCTTCAAATTCAGCAAATTACAATTATGAACGTTTAGAAAGCGCCGAAATAATTCCAACTGATGTTGAACAATTAGAACTGAATCCATCGCATGAGTTCCTTAAACTGAAAATAACCACACCCATTGATAATCGTGAAATACAAACTCTGCTGGCAGAGTTTAGAGCGTATGGTGGAAGGTATCCCAAAAGGCCAAGAT TATTCAAATTCCTTAAAGGACGCAAGGAAGTTAAAAGTCAAATGTCACAAAAAGTTCAAGAGGAAAACGTTTATAAGGATGCACTAGATATCGAAAATCACCAACGATTGCCAGTATTATTTTGTAGTTTCTTTTTCAATCCCAAAGGTGCATCATCTTTTTGTGCTCCACCTACGCTATTGGATATGAAATTCTATGGCCAACAAGACATCATGTTGGGCCAGTTCTTACAACGTTATTGTTGTCGTTTGTCGTCGATATGCACACGATGCAACCTACCGATGCTGGGTCACACCAGACGTTATGTACACTCAATGGGCTGTGTTAAAGTGTTCTTAAGCGAAGACAATACCAAGTCTGATctaaatagtatatattttacaGCCTGGTGTAGTATATGTAATGAGGTTACACCCAGCGTTCCTTTATCGGAAACTACAAAATGTCTGTCGTTGGCTAAATACTTAGAATTGCGTTTCCACGGTCATGCTTATAAGAAACGATCCGTAGCAGATGAAAATGGTTTGGGGGCTAAAACCCAATGCCAGCATTCCTTGCATCGTGACTATGTTCATCAGTTTAGTTATCGTGGTGTGGCGGCTAAATTTCAATATACTCCTTTGGAGACTTGGGAAATTGCTTTACCGTTACTCACCTTGAATTTACATCCGTCCAAGGCTTTTAGTCGTTTTGAAGTTTTGGAAGAAGTTAAAAATTTCTCCATGAAAGGTCATGAAGTTTATACACGTATTCACGAACGCATAGCCGATTTGGCTACAGAAGATGAGAACTCACCTTTAGTATCCAGTTTAAAAACGATTTTGAGTAAAGATCAATTCATTTTCAAACAGCACGTGGAAATAATACAAACTTTATTAACGGAAAATAAAGCCAGTCCTTATGACATAAATGATGCGTTATTAATGTCAAAGAGGGTCTTGGCCGAAAGCATAGAGCAATGGGGACCACGATTGCATGAAATGGCAGTAGCTCAAAAGTTGGCAGCTAAACAAGGACATGATTCAGCACACCATCAGGCTGTAGATGCTGGTATGATTTGTACCGAAGATCTGCGTTCAGAACATTCCGATATTTCTCCAACCACAACACATACTCCTGATACTCCACGTCTCCTAGGAAATGAAGATTCACTAGATACTACTTCCAATACGAATGAAACACCAACTAGTGCTACAGACAAAAGTTCAATAGATTCGCATTTTGTTATGCCATCAGTAGCGACGACAACAGTGCCTCCTTCGTCCGATAAGAAAACGATCAAAAAAATGCTTACCCAATTATTACCCTCAACAGGTCCGGTTAATCTTTTACAATCACCTTTTAGTAATTTAGAACATTATACTCTACCATTGGGCGCATTTCCTATGGTGGTACATGATCATGATTTCAGTTCCATAATTGCTTATTGTTTGACTTCTCAAGAATACAAACGGATATTGAGTGTTTTAGCCACTCAACAGAATGCGGCTGATACCACTTCAATTTCTAGCAACTCCGGAGTTAATGTCAATCCGAGTCCTCACGTGAAAAGGAAATCACAAGAAAG CTACGATGCCGATGATGGCAAGGAAAATAACACACCGCCACCATCCGCCGCCACATCGAATAACAATCAGGAAGAAGAACGTTCAAAAACAAAGACGAGCAATTCTCATATAGAAATATCTTTCCAAGATAACAATACACAATTTACATGTAAAATGTATTTTGCCAGAGAATTCGACCAAATGAGAGCACGTACAATAAAAGCTCCCAAGTTGGATAAATCATTGTACCGAGAAATCGAACAAAGTAAAAAGCGTGAAGAACTTAAGGTATCCCAAAGTAAAAATGGTCCCGAAATAGAATTAGTGCGTAAACCCAGCGATGCTGGACAAATCAATACAATAGCCAGTGATTATAAATGGGAAAACTATAGtagcaacagtaacaacaacgcAAGCAATAAAGATGACAATTCTCGTGGACAAGTCGATGCAACTGAAGAATGTCGTTATTATTTTGCACGTTCTCTATGCAGCAGTGTACAGTGGGAAGCCAAAGGTGGAAAATCGGGATCTCGTTTTTGTAAAACTTCcg atgATCGTTTTGTTTTGAAAGAAATGACCAAAAGTGatataaatagttttgaaaatttcgcTCCCAATTATTTTGATTACATAAGCAAGTGCCAGCAACAAAATCAACCTACCTTGTTGGCAAAAATCTTTGGAGTTTTTAAAGTAACCATAAAAAAGAAAGA TTCATTTGTTGAAAAATCTTTACTGGTTATGGAAAATCTTTTTTATGAAtgtgatattaaaaataaattcgatTTAAAAGGTTCGGAACGTAATCGTTTGGTGGATCCCATGAATCAACAGCAAGGAGATATCGTTTTACTAGatgaaaattttgtacaaa tgTCTTGGCTGAAACCCCTATATATTCTAACACACAGCAAAGTGGTTTTAAAAGATGCCATCAATCGTGATGCTTGCTTTTTGGAAAAGAATCAGGTGATGGATTATTCTTTACTGGTGGGACTAGATGAAAACAACGGTGTTTTAGTATTGGGCATTATAG ATTACATTCGTACATTTACCTTCGATAAGAAAGTTGAATCGTTTGTTAAACAAACTGGTATATTAGGTGGCATGGGTAAATTGCCCACAATTATACCACCAGAGCGTTATAGACTACGTTTTGCCGATGCTATGGATCGTTATTTCTATACAGTACCCGATCGTTGGGAAGGTCTTTcgaaaatttga
- the LOC111677341 gene encoding putative 1-phosphatidylinositol 3-phosphate 5-kinase isoform X1, with the protein MSANQNLHSMTKLTEFARDFEEEPETLFGRFVNKIQNAYNQSYNTVNDLSSVNPPQSPTSSASPNTTKSVFYADVNAQPDNSTITRDSSSSSINSNVVYQTKSNNIVGESSSNTADDSSSVGKADTLPMEGHEGRTMVNVLKRMRTMMASKNNDLRNYKDTDLHRFWMPDSKAKECYDCTQKFSTFRRKHHCRLCGQIFCSKCCNQVVPGKIIMCSGELKVCNYCSKIVLSYLRSPNITKDLNSDLQALQQDLTSKLETNNDAEPANLIAEPTRSQLERKVSVGYQEERFAVHQPSISLTMDDRKNILQQSNSLITLHEEMRKVLPPQNCGVELIEFLNTNHKSSNKVQAVAILNAMLDAGFIQPIVTDSEETEFDENLHYRFVSVLPRQALEAINFMEINPTEETLSPQFEQFGIEPHPPKSLDSSFNLKSTRDVELDNSMHTTTSKLLESYCDHEEQLLAQMLRTFQLDLNWAKILNPLCCRAANHFKPEYCTNELMDIRNYVNFKKVPGGKRLECTIVGGVVFSKNVAHKDMATRVEQPEILLLQCPIVYERIEGKFVSISTVLLQEKEYLRNVCARIMSFKPNVVLVHKNVAGVAQDILRSNGITLVLDVKLSVMDRLARTLQCDVLTSIEGNISQPKLGKCDAFYIRNYNDGMGATKTLMFFEKLQSPRGFTCLLRGGSNKELAKVKKVASFLVYARYNWRLEMSFLLDEFAEPLTPKPPIFDSKETSPADENANINESNLDISQLNNDEDEEVPQLRSAFTTSSNKTRPVVAERKSEEKILTTATDVSADFTDPLRSAESKISPDNSHNLQLAVEHRYDNRFRSALSSTILSVSPFLTFPLPYLETEQGRKCPLRILFPAELYYSKLWSNANSSNSANYNYERLESAEIIPTDVEQLELNPSHEFLKLKITTPIDNREIQTLLAEFRAYGGRYPKRPRLFKFLKGRKEVKSQMSQKVQEENVYKDALDIENHQRLPVLFCSFFFNPKGASSFCAPPTLLDMKFYGQQDIMLGQFLQRYCCRLSSICTRCNLPMLGHTRRYVHSMGCVKVFLSEDNTKSDLNSIYFTAWCSICNEVTPSVPLSETTKCLSLAKYLELRFHGHAYKKRSVADENGLGAKTQCQHSLHRDYVHQFSYRGVAAKFQYTPLETWEIALPLLTLNLHPSKAFSRFEVLEEVKNFSMKGHEVYTRIHERIADLATEDENSPLVSSLKTILSKDQFIFKQHVEIIQTLLTENKASPYDINDALLMSKRVLAESIEQWGPRLHEMAVAQKLAAKQGHDSAHHQAVDAGMICTEDLRSEHSDISPTTTHTPDTPRLLGNEDSLDTTSNTNETPTSATDKSSIDSHFVMPSVATTTVPPSSDKKTIKKMLTQLLPSTGPVNLLQSPFSNLEHYTLPLGAFPMVVHDHDFSSIIAYCLTSQEYKRILSVLATQQNAADTTSISSNSGVNVNPSPHVKRKSQESSYDADDGKENNTPPPSAATSNNNQEEERSKTKTSNSHIEISFQDNNTQFTCKMYFAREFDQMRARTIKAPKLDKSLYREIEQSKKREELKVSQSKNGPEIELVRKPSDAGQINTIASDYKWENYSSNSNNNASNKDDNSRGQVDATEECRYYFARSLCSSVQWEAKGGKSGSRFCKTSDDRFVLKEMTKSDINSFENFAPNYFDYISKCQQQNQPTLLAKIFGVFKVTIKKKDSFVEKSLLVMENLFYECDIKNKFDLKGSERNRLVDPMNQQQGDIVLLDENFVQMSWLKPLYILTHSKVVLKDAINRDACFLEKNQVMDYSLLVGLDENNGVLVLGIIDYIRTFTFDKKVESFVKQTGILGGMGKLPTIIPPERYRLRFADAMDRYFYTVPDRWEGLSKI; encoded by the exons ATGAGTGCAAATCAAAATCTTCATTCGATGACAAAACTCACGGAGTTTGCTCGTGATTTTGAAGAAGAGCCAGAAACTTTATTTGGtcgttttgttaataaaatacaaaatgctTACAATCAATCATACAATACGGTAAATGATTTATCCAGTGTTAATCCTCCTCAATCGCCCACATCTTCCGCCTCTCCTAATACAACAAAATCAGTCTTTTATGCAGACGTAAATGCCCAACCAGATAATTCAACGATAACCCGCGATAGTTCATCATCTAGTATTAATTCAAATGTTGTGTATCAAACTAAAAGCAATAACATTGTTGGCGAAAGTTCATCTAATACAGCAGATGACAGTAGTTCGGTGGGAAAGGCCGATACATTACCCATGGAAGGACATGAAGGTCGCACTATGGTCAATGTTTTAAAACGCATGAGAACTATGATGGCTTCCAAAAATAAT GATTTGCGTAACTATAAAGACACTGATTTGCATAGATTCTGGATGCCAGATTCTAAAGCCAAAGAATGTTATGATTGCACACAAAAGTTTTCAACATTTCGACGCAAACATCATTGTCGCCTATGCGGCCAAATATTTTGCTCCAAATGTTGCAACCAGGTGGTACCAGGAAAGATTATAATGTGCTCTG gagAATTAAAGGTTTGCAATTATTGTTCGAAAATTGTACTCAGTTATCTACGTTCCCCAAACATAACCAAGGATTTAAATTCTGATTTACAAGCTTTACAACAAGATCTAACAAGTAAATTGGAAACAAATAACGATGCTGAACCGGCAAACTTAATAGCAGAACCAACACGTTCACAATTGGAACGTAAAGTATCCGTGGGCTATCAAGAAGAACGTTTTGCAGTTCATCAACCATCCATTAGTTTGACAATGGATGATCGTAAAAACATTCTGCAACAATCAAACTCGCTGATTACACTGCACGAAGAAATGCGCAAAGTCTTACCACCACAAAACTGTGGAGTTGAACTGATTGAGTTTCTTAATACTAATCACAAGTCTTCAAACAAAGTACAAGCTGTGGCAATTTTGAATGCTATGTTAGATGCCGGCTTCATACAACCGATTGTAACTGATTCAGAGGAGACAGAATTCGATGAAAATTTACACTATCGTTTTGTCAGCGTGCTGCCAAG aCAAGCTTTAGAAGCCATAAATTTCATGGAAATAAATCCAACTGAAGAAACTCTTAGTCCCCAGTTTGAGCAATTTGGCATTGAGCCACATCCTCCAAAATCTCTTGACTCTTCCTTTAATCTTAAATCAACGCGTGATGTAGAATTAGACAATTCTATGCACACTACAACCTCAAAACTGCTAGAATCATACTGTGATCATGAGGAACAATTGCTAGCACAAATGCTAAGGACCTTCCAGTTAGATTTAAATTgggctaaaattttaaatcctttGTGTTGCCGTGCGGCAAATCATTTTAAGCCTGAATACTGCACTAATGAGTTGATGGATATAAGAAACTAcgtaaactttaaaaaagtaccaggaGGCAAGCGTTTAGAGTGCACCATTGTAGGTGGTGTGGTATTTTCGAAGAACGTAGCCCACAAGGACATGGCAACGAGAGTGGAACAGCCGGAAATATTGCTGCTGCAATGCCCCATTGTTTACGAGCGCATCGAGGGAAAATTTGTAAGTATATCGACTGTTTTACTGCAAGAGAAGGAGTATTTGAGAAACGTTTGTGCGCGTATAATGAGCTTCAAACCCAACGTTGTGTTGGTGCATAAAAACGTTGCCGGTGTAGCCCAGGATATATTAAGATCGAATGGCATTACCTTAGTATTGGATGTAAAACTTTCGGTTATGGATCGTTTGGCACGCACTTTGCAATGTGATGTTCTCACCAGCATTGAAGGTAACATTTCTCAACCAAAGCTGGGAAAATGTGATGCATTCTATATACGCAACTATAACGATGGTATGGGCGCTACTAAGACATTGATGTTTTTTGAGAAATTACAAAGTCCCAGGGGATTTACTTGCCTTTTGAGAGGTGGCTCCAATAAAGAGTTGGCCAAAGTGAAAAAAGTTGCTTCATTTTTGGTATATGCTCGTTATAATTGGCGTTTAGAAATGTCATTTCTGCTGGATGAGTTTGCTGAACCTCTTACACCCAAACCTCCCATATTTGATTCCAAAGAAACAAGCCCGGCTGATGAAAATGCCAATATAAACGAATCCAATCTCGATATATCTCAACTGAACAATGATGAAGACGAAGAAGTACCACAATTACGTTCGGCTTTTACCACATCTTCCAATAAAACACGCCCAGTTGTAGCTGAACGAAAATCTGAAGAGAAAATTCTCACCACTGCCACTGATGTATCGGCAGATTTTACGGATCCACTACGTTCTGCTGAATCGAAAATTTCACCCGACAACTCACACAATCTTCAATTGGCTGTCGAACATCGCTACGACAATCGTTTTCGTAGTGCTCTTAGTTCAACTATATTATCGGTTAGTCCATTCCTTACGTTTCCCTTGCCCTACTTGGAAACCGAACAGGGTCGCAAGTGTCCATTGCGCATTTTATTTCCCGCTGAATTGTACTATTCGAAATTGTGGTCGAATGCAAATTCTTCAAATTCAGCAAATTACAATTATGAACGTTTAGAAAGCGCCGAAATAATTCCAACTGATGTTGAACAATTAGAACTGAATCCATCGCATGAGTTCCTTAAACTGAAAATAACCACACCCATTGATAATCGTGAAATACAAACTCTGCTGGCAGAGTTTAGAGCGTATGGTGGAAGGTATCCCAAAAGGCCAAGAT TATTCAAATTCCTTAAAGGACGCAAGGAAGTTAAAAGTCAAATGTCACAAAAAGTTCAAGAGGAAAACGTTTATAAGGATGCACTAGATATCGAAAATCACCAACGATTGCCAGTATTATTTTGTAGTTTCTTTTTCAATCCCAAAGGTGCATCATCTTTTTGTGCTCCACCTACGCTATTGGATATGAAATTCTATGGCCAACAAGACATCATGTTGGGCCAGTTCTTACAACGTTATTGTTGTCGTTTGTCGTCGATATGCACACGATGCAACCTACCGATGCTGGGTCACACCAGACGTTATGTACACTCAATGGGCTGTGTTAAAGTGTTCTTAAGCGAAGACAATACCAAGTCTGATctaaatagtatatattttacaGCCTGGTGTAGTATATGTAATGAGGTTACACCCAGCGTTCCTTTATCGGAAACTACAAAATGTCTGTCGTTGGCTAAATACTTAGAATTGCGTTTCCACGGTCATGCTTATAAGAAACGATCCGTAGCAGATGAAAATGGTTTGGGGGCTAAAACCCAATGCCAGCATTCCTTGCATCGTGACTATGTTCATCAGTTTAGTTATCGTGGTGTGGCGGCTAAATTTCAATATACTCCTTTGGAGACTTGGGAAATTGCTTTACCGTTACTCACCTTGAATTTACATCCGTCCAAGGCTTTTAGTCGTTTTGAAGTTTTGGAAGAAGTTAAAAATTTCTCCATGAAAGGTCATGAAGTTTATACACGTATTCACGAACGCATAGCCGATTTGGCTACAGAAGATGAGAACTCACCTTTAGTATCCAGTTTAAAAACGATTTTGAGTAAAGATCAATTCATTTTCAAACAGCACGTGGAAATAATACAAACTTTATTAACGGAAAATAAAGCCAGTCCTTATGACATAAATGATGCGTTATTAATGTCAAAGAGGGTCTTGGCCGAAAGCATAGAGCAATGGGGACCACGATTGCATGAAATGGCAGTAGCTCAAAAGTTGGCAGCTAAACAAGGACATGATTCAGCACACCATCAGGCTGTAGATGCTGGTATGATTTGTACCGAAGATCTGCGTTCAGAACATTCCGATATTTCTCCAACCACAACACATACTCCTGATACTCCACGTCTCCTAGGAAATGAAGATTCACTAGATACTACTTCCAATACGAATGAAACACCAACTAGTGCTACAGACAAAAGTTCAATAGATTCGCATTTTGTTATGCCATCAGTAGCGACGACAACAGTGCCTCCTTCGTCCGATAAGAAAACGATCAAAAAAATGCTTACCCAATTATTACCCTCAACAGGTCCGGTTAATCTTTTACAATCACCTTTTAGTAATTTAGAACATTATACTCTACCATTGGGCGCATTTCCTATGGTGGTACATGATCATGATTTCAGTTCCATAATTGCTTATTGTTTGACTTCTCAAGAATACAAACGGATATTGAGTGTTTTAGCCACTCAACAGAATGCGGCTGATACCACTTCAATTTCTAGCAACTCCGGAGTTAATGTCAATCCGAGTCCTCACGTGAAAAGGAAATCACAAGAAAG taGCTACGATGCCGATGATGGCAAGGAAAATAACACACCGCCACCATCCGCCGCCACATCGAATAACAATCAGGAAGAAGAACGTTCAAAAACAAAGACGAGCAATTCTCATATAGAAATATCTTTCCAAGATAACAATACACAATTTACATGTAAAATGTATTTTGCCAGAGAATTCGACCAAATGAGAGCACGTACAATAAAAGCTCCCAAGTTGGATAAATCATTGTACCGAGAAATCGAACAAAGTAAAAAGCGTGAAGAACTTAAGGTATCCCAAAGTAAAAATGGTCCCGAAATAGAATTAGTGCGTAAACCCAGCGATGCTGGACAAATCAATACAATAGCCAGTGATTATAAATGGGAAAACTATAGtagcaacagtaacaacaacgcAAGCAATAAAGATGACAATTCTCGTGGACAAGTCGATGCAACTGAAGAATGTCGTTATTATTTTGCACGTTCTCTATGCAGCAGTGTACAGTGGGAAGCCAAAGGTGGAAAATCGGGATCTCGTTTTTGTAAAACTTCcg atgATCGTTTTGTTTTGAAAGAAATGACCAAAAGTGatataaatagttttgaaaatttcgcTCCCAATTATTTTGATTACATAAGCAAGTGCCAGCAACAAAATCAACCTACCTTGTTGGCAAAAATCTTTGGAGTTTTTAAAGTAACCATAAAAAAGAAAGA TTCATTTGTTGAAAAATCTTTACTGGTTATGGAAAATCTTTTTTATGAAtgtgatattaaaaataaattcgatTTAAAAGGTTCGGAACGTAATCGTTTGGTGGATCCCATGAATCAACAGCAAGGAGATATCGTTTTACTAGatgaaaattttgtacaaa tgTCTTGGCTGAAACCCCTATATATTCTAACACACAGCAAAGTGGTTTTAAAAGATGCCATCAATCGTGATGCTTGCTTTTTGGAAAAGAATCAGGTGATGGATTATTCTTTACTGGTGGGACTAGATGAAAACAACGGTGTTTTAGTATTGGGCATTATAG ATTACATTCGTACATTTACCTTCGATAAGAAAGTTGAATCGTTTGTTAAACAAACTGGTATATTAGGTGGCATGGGTAAATTGCCCACAATTATACCACCAGAGCGTTATAGACTACGTTTTGCCGATGCTATGGATCGTTATTTCTATACAGTACCCGATCGTTGGGAAGGTCTTTcgaaaatttga